The Microbacterium sp. W4I20 genome segment TCCGCATCTCTGTCGGACTGGAAGACGCGGAAGACATCATCTGGGACCTCGACCAGGCCCTCACCACGGCGACGGGAAAGAACCGATGAGCGCGACCAACACTTCGGCAACGGATGCCTGTGCCCTCCCCGCTGTGACGGATGCCGCGGCGTGCGCGCTGCCCGGCGCTGTCGCCGTCGATCCCGACCGCACCTGGGTCGGCCCCTCGCAGTCGGACCGCTTCGGATTGCTGCGTCGGACGAAGTCGGTGGCGATCGTGGGGGCATCGAACAACCCGGCTCGCGCGTCGTTCTTCGTCGCGACCTACCTGCTCTCGAGTACGGCGTACGACGTGTACCTCGTGAATCCTCGGGAGAAGGAGATCCTCGGTCAACCCGTGTACGCCTCTCTGGCCGATCTCCCCGTGGTCCCCGACGTCGTCGACGTGTTCCGGCGGCACGATGACCTGCCGGGCGTCGCGCAGGAGGCGATCGACGTCGGAGCGAAGGCACTGTGGCTTCAGCTCGGCTCCTGGAACGAGGATGCCGCCGCACTGGCGGAGGCCGCGGGCCTGTCGGTCGTCATGGATCGCTGCATCAAGATCGAGCACGCGCGCTTCCACGGCGGACTGCACCTCGCCGGGTTCGACACGGGCGTGATCAGCTCCCGCCGCCAGCTGCTGTCGCGGTGAGCGGCCGGGCCCCGGAACTCTAGACTGGCCGCATGCCCCTCATTGCACTCACCGGCGGCATCGCGTCCGGCAAGTCGACAATCGCCCGCCGACTGGCCGAGCACGGCGCGGTCATCGTGGACGCGGACCAGATCGTCCGCGATGTGCAGGCACCGGGCTCACCCGTGTTGGAGCGGATCGCCGAGACCTTCGGCTCCGACGTCATCGGGTCGGACGGCGCGCTGGATCGTGCTGCTCTCGGCGCCCGGGTCTTCGGAGACGCCGCGCTGCTGAAGCAGTTGAACGCGATCGTGCATCCTGCCGTGCGCGCGGAGTCGCAGCGCCGGTTCGAGGCCGCCCTCGCCGAAAATCCTGAGCCCGTGGTGGTGTACGACGTGCCACTCCTCGTCGAAGCCAGGGTGGACGATCCCTGGGACACCGTCGTCGTGGCGCACGCGCCGGCATCCGAACGTCTGCGCCGGCTGGTCGAGCTGCGCGGGATGGACGAGCGCGCCGCGCAGGAGCGCATCGATGCGCAGGTCTCGGACGAGAGGAGGCTCGCGATCGCCGACGTGGTCATCGACACCGCCGGCACCCTCGAGGCGACCCGCGCGCAGACCGACGCACTCTGGGAGCGGATCCGCGCGCGGTGACGTTCTCGGGTCATGCGCCGGGCTCCCGCGACTACCGGCGCCTCATCGCCGGTCTGTTCTTCGCCGGTGTCGCGACCTTTGCACAGCTGTACTCGGCTCAGGCCGTGCTGCCACAGATCTCCGTGGACCTCGCGGTCAGCCCGTCGACGGCGGCCCTGAGCGTGTCCGCATCCACGCTCGGCCTGGCTCTGGCGGTCATCCCCTGGTCGATCGTCGCCGATCGCATCGGCAGGGTGCCGGCGATGGCGACGGGTGTGCTCACCGCCACCGTGTTCGGACTCGCGGCGCCCCTGAGCAATGAGATCGCCGTTCTGCTCACTCTGCGATTCGCCGAGGGCGTGGCGCTGGGTGCGGTCCCCGCAGTGGCGCTCGCGTACCTCAGCGAAGAAGTCGAGGGGAGATACGCCGCCACGGCCGCGGGCAGCTACATCGCCGGAACCACGGTCGGCGGACTGCTGGGTCGTATCGTCTCAGGGCTCGTCGGAGAATTCGGGGGATGGCAGGCCGGGATCCTGTCCGTGGCGGGGCTCTGTGCCGTCGCCGCCGTGCTGTTCCTCTGGTTCACGCCGCGATCGAGGGGTTTCGTGCCGGGACGCCTGCGGGCCGATCGCGGACCGAGCATCATCGAGCGATTGCGCGCACCCCTGCGGTCACCTCTGCAGTGGGCGCTCTACGCGCAGGGGTTCCTGCTGATGGGCGCCTTCGTCGCGGTGTACAACTACCTGGGCTTCCATCTCGCGGGGGATCCGTTCGACCTGCCGTCGTGGCTCGTCACCCTGCTCTTCCTCGCCTACCTCGCCGGCACCTTCTCGTCTCCGTGGGCGGGCGTGATCGCCTCCCGGATCGGTCGATTCCCGGTGCTCGTCGCCTCGATCGGCGTGATGGCCGCCGGTGCAGGCCTGATGCTCGTCCCCGTCGCGGTGGTGGTCCTCGTCGGCCTGCTGCTCTTCACCGCCGGGTTCTTCGGGGCGCACGCCGTGGCATCCGGATGGACTCCCGTCGCGGTGGACCCCGCCAGCCGGGCGCAGGCCTCCTCGCTGTACTACTTCGCGTACTACGCGGGTTCGAGCCTGTTCGGCTGGATGCTCGGCCTGGTGTTCGGGTCGGCGAGCTGGGGCTGGTTCGTCGTGGTGGTCGTGGCGATGTGTGCGGCGGCTGCCCTCGCCGGGTGGGCGGCTCTGCGCAGGGCGCCGTCCGGTCGGGTCTGACCCTCCGCTCTGAGAGGATCTCCTCATGCAGCAGGAGTATCTCGAGGCGTACGACAGTCAGCTCCGCACCGACGCGGAGGTCGCGGACGCCCTCAGTGTGGAACGGCTCGGACCCCTTCGTCTCGCGACGTTCGCCGGTGGTCGGGGGTTCGTCACCTACGCGGACCTCGGCGGCGCGGACGCCGACGGCATCGGCGAGATGGTCGAGGCAGCCACGCAGTACTTCCTCGGCCTGAGCGGCATCGATGAGGTGGAATGGAAGACCCGCGGGCACGATCGAGCACCGGGCCTCCACGCCGGCCTCGTCGCCCGCGGCTTCGTTCCCGAAGAGTCGGAATCGATCATGATCGGGGAGGCCGCGCTGCTCGCGCAGACGGTCGCGACGCCTCCGGGAGTGGAGGTGCGCCGGGCTCGCACCGAGACCGAGGTACTGGCCGCCGGAGAGATGCAGGGTCGGGTGTTCGACGATCTCGGATGGCGTTCGCGCGCGGAGGCGCTGATGACGCGGCTGCAGGCGGATGACACTGTGGAGCTTTGGATCGCCGTCGCGAACGACGCGGTGATCAGCGCCGGGCGACTCGAGCCGGTCGCAGGCACGGCCTTCGCCGGGCTGTGGGGCGGATCGACGCTGCCGGAGTGGCGGGGCCGCGGGATCTATCGGGCGCTCACCGCCGAGAGAGCCCGCTCGGCACTGGCGCGCGACATCCGTTATCTGCAGTCGGACTCCACGGAGTTCTCGCGCCCGATCCTCGAACGATCGGGGCTCGTGAGGGTCTCGACGACGACGCCCTACGTCTGGACGCGTCCCTCCGACTGAGCCGCTCGGCGCTCCCTGCGCCGTCGCGCGCTCCGCCTCGCGATCACGATCGCGACGACGATGAGACCGAGGAGCAGGATGCCGGCGAGGACCGGGACGATGATGGCGGCCGCCGCCAGGGCGAACGAGGCGCCGTCCTCGGCCGTGCTGAGCACGGGAGCCGCGAGGCCGCCCGTGGTCGCGTTCGCTGCGAGGCGGGCGCCCGCCTTCAGCACGTGGACGACGAGCGCGATGACGATGCCGGCGACGACCGGCACCCACGTGTTGTCCGTGAAGAACGTCGAGGGGTCGTCCACCGCGATGGTCTGGGCTCCAGATCCGGCACCGAACGCGACCCCGCCGGCGGCCGGACGGATGACGCTCTGGACGACGTCGTTGATCGAATCGAGGGCGGGGACCTTGTCCGCGACGATCTCCAGTGCGAGAAGGGCGCCGAGCAACCACAGTGCGATGTCACCGGAGAGCCACGACCACCCCGCGGGGAGTGACATCGCCGGGAGAAGTCGGTCGGCGAGTCCGAGGAGGAACAGCGGCATCCATGCGTTCAGGCCGGCTGCGGCGGCGAGGCTGGAGCCGATGACGAACTCGATCACGCCCTTACTCTAGGCGCTGACGATCCGACGGCCTCGATGTCGGAGGGGCGGCATACGCTGGAGGTATGCAAACCACGCGCAGTGTTCGCCCCTTCGAGGTCATCAGCGAGTACGCGCCCGCCGGTGATCAGCCGAAGGCCATCGCCGACCTGGCCGGGCGCATCAATGCCGGCGAGACCGACGTCGTGCTGCTCGGAGCGACCGGTACCGGAAAGTCGGCCACGACCGCCTGGCTCGTCGAGCAAGTGCAGCGCCCGACCCTGGTGCT includes the following:
- the coaE gene encoding dephospho-CoA kinase, producing MPLIALTGGIASGKSTIARRLAEHGAVIVDADQIVRDVQAPGSPVLERIAETFGSDVIGSDGALDRAALGARVFGDAALLKQLNAIVHPAVRAESQRRFEAALAENPEPVVVYDVPLLVEARVDDPWDTVVVAHAPASERLRRLVELRGMDERAAQERIDAQVSDERRLAIADVVIDTAGTLEATRAQTDALWERIRAR
- a CDS encoding CoA-binding protein — protein: MSATNTSATDACALPAVTDAAACALPGAVAVDPDRTWVGPSQSDRFGLLRRTKSVAIVGASNNPARASFFVATYLLSSTAYDVYLVNPREKEILGQPVYASLADLPVVPDVVDVFRRHDDLPGVAQEAIDVGAKALWLQLGSWNEDAAALAEAAGLSVVMDRCIKIEHARFHGGLHLAGFDTGVISSRRQLLSR
- a CDS encoding GNAT family N-acetyltransferase; the protein is MQQEYLEAYDSQLRTDAEVADALSVERLGPLRLATFAGGRGFVTYADLGGADADGIGEMVEAATQYFLGLSGIDEVEWKTRGHDRAPGLHAGLVARGFVPEESESIMIGEAALLAQTVATPPGVEVRRARTETEVLAAGEMQGRVFDDLGWRSRAEALMTRLQADDTVELWIAVANDAVISAGRLEPVAGTAFAGLWGGSTLPEWRGRGIYRALTAERARSALARDIRYLQSDSTEFSRPILERSGLVRVSTTTPYVWTRPSD
- a CDS encoding MFS transporter encodes the protein MTFSGHAPGSRDYRRLIAGLFFAGVATFAQLYSAQAVLPQISVDLAVSPSTAALSVSASTLGLALAVIPWSIVADRIGRVPAMATGVLTATVFGLAAPLSNEIAVLLTLRFAEGVALGAVPAVALAYLSEEVEGRYAATAAGSYIAGTTVGGLLGRIVSGLVGEFGGWQAGILSVAGLCAVAAVLFLWFTPRSRGFVPGRLRADRGPSIIERLRAPLRSPLQWALYAQGFLLMGAFVAVYNYLGFHLAGDPFDLPSWLVTLLFLAYLAGTFSSPWAGVIASRIGRFPVLVASIGVMAAGAGLMLVPVAVVVLVGLLLFTAGFFGAHAVASGWTPVAVDPASRAQASSLYYFAYYAGSSLFGWMLGLVFGSASWGWFVVVVVAMCAAAALAGWAALRRAPSGRV
- a CDS encoding DUF4126 domain-containing protein, whose product is MIEFVIGSSLAAAAGLNAWMPLFLLGLADRLLPAMSLPAGWSWLSGDIALWLLGALLALEIVADKVPALDSINDVVQSVIRPAAGGVAFGAGSGAQTIAVDDPSTFFTDNTWVPVVAGIVIALVVHVLKAGARLAANATTGGLAAPVLSTAEDGASFALAAAAIIVPVLAGILLLGLIVVAIVIARRSARRRRERRAAQSEGRVQT